Within the Micromonospora tarapacensis genome, the region TCCTGATCGGACCGCCGGCCGCCACGGTCTCCGTCAGCCGGTGACCGCGTTGAGCGCCGGCAGGTAGCCGTACCGGTAGCCGTCGGCGTTGGGGTGGTATGCCTCGATGATCCCGGTGACGTCCCGGATCCACGGCTGGGCGCCGCAGACGCCGTGACCGGCGAACGTGGGCCGGGTGTCGGCGAAGGTGGCGCCGGCCGCGGCGGCCCGGTCGGTGGTCACCGCGGCGAGGACGTCGGCGGCCTCGTTGAGCAGGGCCCGCTTGTGGCTGCTCATCGCGAACAGGCCGCAGTAGCCGGTCTCGAACAGCCGCGGGTAGCCGAGCACGACCAGCCGGGCGTTCGGCGCCCGGTCCCGGATGGCGGCATAGGTGCCGTCCAGCCGGGACGGCAGCGTGCCGGTGGCGAACGCCTTGGCGGCGTTGACCGCGTTGGTGCAGGTGGAGGTGCTGCCGAAACGGCAGCTGGTCATCACGTCGGCGAAGCCGGCGTCGTTGCCGCCGATGGTGATGGTGACCATCGTGGTGGTGGCGCTCAGCGAGCCGAGCTGGTTGTCGAGCACGTCGGCGGTGACCGCGCCACCGCAGGCGGGGAAGCGGAAGCTGGCCACGTCGTTGGCGGCGGCCCACAGCGGGGCGTACGACTTCTGGCTGCGCAGGCAGGTGGACAGGTCGTACGGGCCGGCGCCGACGCCGGAGGAGTACGAGTCGCCGAGGGCGACGTAGTGGATCGGCGCGGCAGCCTGGGCGACGCCCGGAGCGAGCAGCGCACCGGCGGTGGCGGTGAGGAGGGCGACCAGCGCGCTCAGTGCGCGGGCCAGCGGACGGTGTGGCATGGGGACCTCCACGGGGGTGGTGGTGGAGCCCGAGGACCGCGCGCGTGGCCAGGGGTGACGGTTGTTACTAGTCGGTAATGATATCGAAACAGATGGATAAAGTGAATAGCCGTTAAGGCGCCGGACGCGACGCGGGCCGCGCCCGCGCGGTCGGTACGCGCGGACGCGGCCCCGTCACGTCCGGCGGCCGGCCGGACCGGATGCCGTCAGCGGGCGGCGAGGGCTCGGGTCGTGGGATCGACGGGGGCCGGTAGGGTCCCGCTGCCGCCCAGGTACGCGTGGATCGCCGCGGCGGCGGCCCGCCCCTCGGCGATCGCCCAGACGATCAGCGAGGCACCCCGGTGCATGTCGCCGGCGACGAAGACACCGTCGGCCCCGGTCTGCCAGTCCGCCCGCGAGTCGACGGCCCCCCGGGCGTTACGGGACACCCCGAACTGCGCCAGCAGCGGCTGTTCCTCGGTGCCCTCGAAGCCGATCGCCAGCAGCACCAGATCCGCGGGCAGCTCCCGCTCGGTGCCCGGCACCGTGGTGACGAAGCGCCGGCCGTCGCGCTTCTCCACGGTCACCTCGACGATCCGCACGGCCCGCACCGCGCCGGTGCCGTCGTCGACGAACTCCTCCACCGCCACCGCGAAGACCCGCTCGCCGCCCTCCTCGTGCGCCGGATACTCGCGCAGCACCCACGGCCAGGTCGGCCACGGGTCGCGCGCCTCGTCGCGGCCCTGCGGCGGGCGCGGGTACAGGTCCAGCTGGTGTACGCCGGCCGCACCCTGCCGGTGCGCCACGCCGAGACAGTCCGCAGCGGTGTCGCCGCCGCCGATGATGACCACGTGCCTGCCGGCCGCGTCGATCGGCGTGCCGTCCGGCAGCGTGGCCAGCGCGGGGCGACCCTCGCCGGCCGCCGCGACCACCCGGTTGGCGGCCACCAGGTGTGCCATCGCCTGGTGCACGCCGCGCAGCCGCCGGCCGACGGTGTCGGTCTCCCGGCCCTGCAACGCGCCGCAGGCCAGCAGCACCGCGTCGTGCTGGGCGCGCAGCTGCTCGGCGGTGACGTCGACGCCGACGTTCACCCCGGTGCGGAAGACCACCCCCTCGGCGGCGAGCTGGGCCAGCCGGGCGTCGATGTGCCGCTTCTCCAGCTTGAAGTCGGGGATGCCGTACCGCAGCAGGCCACCGATCGCGTCGTCCCGCTCGTACACCGTGACGGCGTGACCGGCGCGGGCCAGTTGCTGGGCGGCGGCGAGCCCGGCGGGCCCGGAGCCGACCACCGCGACCGACCGGCCGGACGGCGTCGGCGCCGGGCGCGGCGCCAGTCCCCGGGCCGCGGCCGCATCGGCGATCTCCACCTCGACCTGCTTGATGGTCACCGGCTCACCCCCGCCGATGCCGAGCACGCAGGCGGCCTCGCAGGGCGCCGGGCAGAGCCGGCCGGTGAACTCGGGAAAGTTGTTGGTGGCGTGCAGCGACTCCACGGCCGCGTCCCAGTTGGCGGTGCGGACCAGATCGTTCCAGTCCGGGATTCGATTCGCCAGTGGGCACCCGGCAGTGTCGCTGTGGCAGAACGGGATGCCGCAGTCCATGCACCGGGTGGCCTGCTCGCGGATCAGCTCCGCACCGGCCGGCGGGTACACCTCCCGCCAGTCGCTGATCCGCACCGGCACCGGCCGGCGGGCGGGCATCCGCCGCGGATAGCGCAGGAATCCGTTCGGGTCAGGCACGAGCCACCTCCTGGGCGACCGCCCGCGCGGCGGGCGCGACGGGCACGGACGAGTCGGCGGGCGCCGGCGGTGCCGGTGCGGCGGCCGGTGCCGCCAGTGCGCTCATCACCGCGTCGTCGACGTCCTGGCCGGCGGCTTCGGCGGCCCGCATGATCTCCATCACCCGGCGGTAGTCCCGGGGTATCACGACGGTGAACTCCTCCACCGCCTCCGGCCAGCGCTTGAGCAGTTGCTCGGCGATGGCCGAGTCGGTCTCGGCGAAGTGCCGCTGCACCAGCCCGTGCAGCACGGACCGCTCCTGCTCCCCGGGCAGAGCGAGGTCGACCAGCTCCGGGTTGACCCGCTGGCGGTCGAGGTTCCAGACGAACGCGGTGCCGCCGGACATGCCGGCGGCGAAGTTGCGACCCGTCGGGCCGAGCACCACCACCGTGCCACCGGTCATGTACTCGCAGCCGTGGTCGCCGACCCCTTCGACGACGGCCACCGCGCCGGAGTTGCGGACCGCGAACCGCTCCCCCACCCGGCCCCGCAGGAAGACCTCGCCCTCGGTGGCGCCGTAGAGGATGGTGTTGCCGGCGATGATCTGATCCTCGGCGCGGCGGCCCGCCTCGGCGTCGGCGGCGACGAACGGTGCTGCCGCGTCCGGCCGGACGACGAGCCGGCCACCGGAGAGTCCCTTGCCGACGTAGTCGTTGGCGTCGCCGTGCAGGCGCAGGGTGACCCCGCGGGGCAGGAACGCGCCGAAGGACTGCCCGGCGGTGCCGCGCAGGACGAACTCGATGGTCTCGGCGGGCAGCCCGGCACCGCCGTACCGGCGGGTCACCTCGCCACCGAGCATCGCGCCGACGCTGCGGTGCTCGTTGCGGATCGCCACCTCGGCCCGCACCGGCGTGACCTGCGTCCCGGTGCCGGCGGCGTGGCCCGTGCCGCGCAGCGCCGGGGCGGCCAACGCGATCAGCTCGTTGTCCAACGCCAGCTCCAGGCCGTGGTCCTGGGCGCGTACGCCGCGGCGGGCGCCGCCTTCGGGCAGTTCCGGCAGGTGCAGCACCCGGCCGAGGTCGAGCCCGCCGGCCTTCCAGTGCTCGACCGCCGGTGCCACGTCGAGCAGCTCGGTCCGCCCGATCGCCTCGTCGATGCTGCGCAGGCCCAGCTCGGCCAGGTAGCCGCGGATCTCCTCGGCGAGGAAGAGGAAGAAGTTCTCCACGAACTCCGGCTTGCCGGTGAAACGCTCACGCAGCACCGGGTTCTGGGTGGCGATGCCCACCGGGCAGGTGTCCAGGTGGCAGACGCGCATCATCACGCAGCCGGAGACGATCAGCGGAGCGGTGGCGAAGCCGAACTCCTCGGCGCCGAGCAGCGCGGCGACGATGACGTCCCGACCGGTCTTGAGCTGGCCGTCGACCTGCACGGTGACCCGGTCGCGCAGCTTGTTGAGCAGCAACGTCTGCTGGGCCTCGGCCAGGCCCAGCTCCCACGGGGTGCCGGCGTGCTTGAGCGAGTTCAGCGGTGAGGCGCCGGTGCCGCCGTCGTGGCCGGAGATCAGGATGACGTCGGCCTTGAGCTTGGCCACCCCGGCCGCGACGGTGCCGACGCCGACCTCGCTGACCAGTTTGACGTGCACCCGGGCGGCCGGGTTGACGCACTTGAGGTCGTGCACCAGCTGGGCGAGATCCTCGATGGAGTAGATGTCGTGGTGCGGCGGTGGGGAGATCAGGCCGACGCCGGGGGTGGCGTGCCGGGTACGGGCGATCCACGGCCACACCTTGTTGCCGGGCAGCTGCCCACCCTCACCGGGCTTGGCGCCCTGCGCCATCTTGATCTGCAGGTCGTCGGCGTTGACGAGGTACTCGCTGGTGACGCCGAAGCGGCCACTGGCGATCTGCTTGACCGCGGAACGGCGCGCCGGGTCGTGCAGGCGCTCGACGTCCTCACCGCCCTCGCCGGTGTTGGACTTGCCGCCGAGCCGGTTCATCGCGATGGCGAGCGTCTCGTGCGACTCGGCCGAGATCGACCCGTACGACATGGCGCCGGTGGCGAACCGCTTCACGATCTCGCTGGCCGGCTCGACCTCGTCGATCGGCACCGGCGGCAGCACTCCGCTGCGCAGCCGGAACAGGCCACGCAGCGAACCCGCCCGCGCGGCCAGCTCGTCGACCTTGGCCGTGTAGTCGCGGAAGACGTCGTACTGCCGGCTGCGGGTGGCGTGCTGGAGCAGGAAGACCGTCTCCGGGTTGAACAGGTGCAGCTCGCCCTCGCGGCGCCACTGGTACTCGCCGCCGACCGGCAGCAGGTCGACGGGCTCGGCCGCCGACGCCGGCCAGGCCAGCGCGTGCCGGGCGGCCACCTCGGCGTGGATGCCGTCGAGCCCGACGCCACTGATCGTGCTCGGCGTGCCCCGGAAGTACCGCTCGACCAGGCGGGTGTGCAGCCCCACCGCCTCGAAGACCTGCGCGCCGCAGTACGACGACACGGTCGAGATGCCCATCTTGGACATGATCTTCAGGACGCCCTTGCCGAGCGCCTTCACGTAGTTGCGGATCGCGGCCCGCGGCTCGACGGCGGCCAACGTCCCGGTGGAGATCATGTCCTCCACCGACTCGAAGGCGAGGTACGGGTTGACCGCGGCCGCCCCGTAGCCGATCAGCACGGCGGCGTGGTGCACCTCGCGGCAGTCGCCGGACTCGACGATCAGCGCGACCTGGGTCCGGGTCTGCTCACGGACCAGGTGCTGGTGCACCGCCGCGGTGAGCAGCAGCGACGGGATCGGGGCGAGGTCGGCGTTGGAGTCGCGGTCGGAGAGCACCAGGATCCGGACGCCGTCCTCGATCGCCTCGGAGACGTGCCGGCAGATCTCGGTCAGCCGGGCCTTGATCCCGGCGCCGCCGTCGCGGATGCGGTAGAGCCCGGAGACCCGGACCGCCTTGAACCCGGGCAGGTCACCGTCCTCGTCGATGGAGAGGATCTTGGCCAGCTCGTCGTTGTCGATCACCGGGTAGGGCAGCACGATCTGCCGGCAGCTCGCCGGGCCGGGGTCGAGCAGGTTGCCCTCCGGGCCGATGGTCGTGGCCAGGCTGGTCACCAGCTCCTCCCGGATGGCGTCCAGCGGCGGGTTGGTGACCTGGGCGAACAGCTGGTGGAAGTAGTCGTAGAGCAGCCGCGGCCGGGTCGACAGCGGAGAGATGGGGGTGTCGGTGCCCATCGAGCCGATCGGCTCCGCGCCGGTGCGGGCCATCGGCGCGAGCAGGATCTTCAGCTCCTCCTCGGTGTAGCCGAAGGTCTGCTGGCGACGGCGTACCGAGTCGTGGGTGAAGACGGTGTGCTCGCGGGCCGGCAGGTCGTCCATCTCGATCAGGCCGGCGTGCAGCCAGTCGGCGTACGGCTGGGCGGCGGCCAGCTCCGTCTTGATCTCGTCGTCGTGCACGATCCGGCCGGCGGTGGTGTCGACCAGGAACATCTTCCCCGGCTGGAGCCGACCCTTGGCGACCACGGTGGCCGGGTCGAGGTCGAGCACGCCCGCCTCGCTGCCCAGCACCACCAGGCCGTCGGCGGTCTGCCACCAGCGGCCCGGGCGCAGGCCGTTGCGGTCGAGCACCGCACCGACGATCTCGCCGTCGGTGAAGGCGACCGAGGCCGGGCCGTCCCACGGCTCCGACAGGCTGGCGTGGAACCGGTAGAAGGCGCGCTTGTCGGCGCGCATCTCCGGGTCGTTCTCCCACGCCTCGGGGATCATCATCAGCACGGCGTGCGGCAGGCTGCGCCCGGCCAGGTGCAGCAGTTCGAGAACCTCGTCGAAGTTGGCCGAGTCGGAGGCGGCCGGGGTGCAGACCGGGAAGACCCGCCGGATGTTGCCGGTCAGCTCGGGGGTGCGCAGCAGGGCCTCGCGGGCCTGCATCCAGTTCCGGTTGCCCCGGATCGTGTTGATCTCGCCGTTGTGGGCGATGAAGCGGTACGGGTGCGCCAGCGGCCAGGACGGGAAGGTGTTGGTGGAGAACCGGGAGTGCACCAGGGCCACGGCGCTGTGCACCCGCTCGTCGGTGAGGTCCGGGTAGAAGACCGGCAGTTGGTCCGGGGTGAGCATGCCCTTGTAGACGATGGTCCGGCCGGACAGCGACGGGAAGTAGGCCGTCACCCCGCGCTCGGCGGACTCCCGCTCGGCCTGCTTGCGGACGCAGAACGCGACCCGCTCCAGTTCGATGCCGGACAGCGGGGAGCCGGCCGGGCCGGCGGCGGTGTCGGTGAGGCGCTTCGCGGCGAGGAAGAGCTGTCGTACCCGGGGCATCGCCGCCACGGCCGACTCGCCCAGCTCCGACGGGTCCACCGGAACGTCCCGCCAGCCGAGCACGTCGGCGCCCTCGACCAGGGCGTACTTCTCGACCACCTGCCGGGCGCGGGCCTCGGCGACGTCGTCGTCGGGCAGGAAGACCAGGCCGGTGGCGTACTCGCCGGCCGACGGCAGCGGGAACTCGACCACCGCGCGCAGGAATGCGTCCGGCACCTGGATCATGATGCCGGCGCCGTCACCGGTGTTCGGTTCGGCACCCCGGGCACCCCGGTGGTCCAGCCGGCACAGCGCGCCGAGGCCGTTGGCCACCACCGTGTGGGAGCGCCGGCCGTGCAGATCCGCCACGAAGGCCACCCCGCAGGCGTCGTGCTCACGGGAGGGGTCGTAGAGGCCGGCAGGGGACGCCGCCTGGCCGCGTCGCGGCGCCGGCTGGGGGCGGTGTGGGTACGCGAGGGCCACCGGGCCTCCTGTCGTCGCTCAGGGTGAATCATGGTCGGGACGACGTCGGCCCTTACTCGGACTATTGAGTCTACGTTAGGGCTCGGTGCGCAAGGCCAGTGCAGATTGATCACACCGTCCAGACTCTGGGACGGGCAGTCCCGCGCCGTGGATTCCAAGCAGGTCCGGACAACGACCCGTGGGGAGAATCACGGCGCTCTGGTCCGATTCGCCCGGAAAGGCCCCGGGTTGGGTCAGTGCGACGGTGGACGCCACTGGGCGGCGACGGCGGCGGCGCTGCCCAGCAGGCGGGGGGTGATGATGCCCAGCGCCGCGTCGCGGGCGCGCAGCGCCAGCCGGCCCCGGGCCTGCAACACGGCCGACATCCGGCGGGTCTGCCGGACCACGGCCGCCGCGCGGGGCCGCCGCGCCCGGTCGTAGGCCAGCACCGCGTCGGGCAGGGTCGACTCGCGCAGCAGCGCGGCGAGCGTCGCCGCGTCCTCGAAGGCGAGGCAGGCGCCCTGCCCGAGGTGCGGCGGCATGGCGTGGGCGGCGTCGCCGAGCAGCACCACCCCACCCGGCCCGGCCGGGAAGCCGTACGCCCGGGGTAGCGGACGCAGCTCCCGGATCTCCCGCTGCACCAGATCGGCCGGTTCGGTCGCGGCCAGCAGCTCGTCGACCGGGGCGGGCCAGCCGGCGTACCACCGTCGCAGCAGCGCCAGCTGCGTCTCCGGCGGCTCCGGTCGGGGAGCACCGGCCGCCGTGGCCATCCAGTAGATGCCGCCGCGGCTGGAGGCGCCGGACGAGCCGCGCTCGCCGAGCGAGGCGGCCACGAAGCGGTAGCCGGCGCCGAGGATCTCGCAGCCGACCGAGTCGGGCAGGCTCGGCGCGCGGTACCAGGG harbors:
- a CDS encoding glutamate synthase subunit beta, which produces MPDPNGFLRYPRRMPARRPVPVRISDWREVYPPAGAELIREQATRCMDCGIPFCHSDTAGCPLANRIPDWNDLVRTANWDAAVESLHATNNFPEFTGRLCPAPCEAACVLGIGGGEPVTIKQVEVEIADAAAARGLAPRPAPTPSGRSVAVVGSGPAGLAAAQQLARAGHAVTVYERDDAIGGLLRYGIPDFKLEKRHIDARLAQLAAEGVVFRTGVNVGVDVTAEQLRAQHDAVLLACGALQGRETDTVGRRLRGVHQAMAHLVAANRVVAAAGEGRPALATLPDGTPIDAAGRHVVIIGGGDTAADCLGVAHRQGAAGVHQLDLYPRPPQGRDEARDPWPTWPWVLREYPAHEEGGERVFAVAVEEFVDDGTGAVRAVRIVEVTVEKRDGRRFVTTVPGTERELPADLVLLAIGFEGTEEQPLLAQFGVSRNARGAVDSRADWQTGADGVFVAGDMHRGASLIVWAIAEGRAAAAAIHAYLGGSGTLPAPVDPTTRALAAR
- a CDS encoding SGNH/GDSL hydrolase family protein, which encodes MPHRPLARALSALVALLTATAGALLAPGVAQAAAPIHYVALGDSYSSGVGAGPYDLSTCLRSQKSYAPLWAAANDVASFRFPACGGAVTADVLDNQLGSLSATTTMVTITIGGNDAGFADVMTSCRFGSTSTCTNAVNAAKAFATGTLPSRLDGTYAAIRDRAPNARLVVLGYPRLFETGYCGLFAMSSHKRALLNEAADVLAAVTTDRAAAAGATFADTRPTFAGHGVCGAQPWIRDVTGIIEAYHPNADGYRYGYLPALNAVTG
- a CDS encoding FAD-dependent oxidoreductase gives rise to the protein MRTAVVVGGGLGGLAVSGALARSGWQVTLLERADRIRPEPAAVVLWPNGVRALRALDLGAGLDAIATGLPDGGVRRPDGHWLVQPRQTPVERLPVVVHREDLHDALIAGLGDRVELRTGVTVRTVRATPGERPAVGDGRHTYEADLVVAADGTDSVIRRQVAPEAGVVSSGCAAWRAVIPWYRAPSLPDSVGCEILGAGYRFVAASLGERGSSGASSRGGIYWMATAAGAPRPEPPETQLALLRRWYAGWPAPVDELLAATEPADLVQREIRELRPLPRAYGFPAGPGGVVLLGDAAHAMPPHLGQGACLAFEDAATLAALLRESTLPDAVLAYDRARRPRAAAVVRQTRRMSAVLQARGRLALRARDAALGIITPRLLGSAAAVAAQWRPPSH
- the gltB gene encoding glutamate synthase large subunit, with the translated sequence MALAYPHRPQPAPRRGQAASPAGLYDPSREHDACGVAFVADLHGRRSHTVVANGLGALCRLDHRGARGAEPNTGDGAGIMIQVPDAFLRAVVEFPLPSAGEYATGLVFLPDDDVAEARARQVVEKYALVEGADVLGWRDVPVDPSELGESAVAAMPRVRQLFLAAKRLTDTAAGPAGSPLSGIELERVAFCVRKQAERESAERGVTAYFPSLSGRTIVYKGMLTPDQLPVFYPDLTDERVHSAVALVHSRFSTNTFPSWPLAHPYRFIAHNGEINTIRGNRNWMQAREALLRTPELTGNIRRVFPVCTPAASDSANFDEVLELLHLAGRSLPHAVLMMIPEAWENDPEMRADKRAFYRFHASLSEPWDGPASVAFTDGEIVGAVLDRNGLRPGRWWQTADGLVVLGSEAGVLDLDPATVVAKGRLQPGKMFLVDTTAGRIVHDDEIKTELAAAQPYADWLHAGLIEMDDLPAREHTVFTHDSVRRRQQTFGYTEEELKILLAPMARTGAEPIGSMGTDTPISPLSTRPRLLYDYFHQLFAQVTNPPLDAIREELVTSLATTIGPEGNLLDPGPASCRQIVLPYPVIDNDELAKILSIDEDGDLPGFKAVRVSGLYRIRDGGAGIKARLTEICRHVSEAIEDGVRILVLSDRDSNADLAPIPSLLLTAAVHQHLVREQTRTQVALIVESGDCREVHHAAVLIGYGAAAVNPYLAFESVEDMISTGTLAAVEPRAAIRNYVKALGKGVLKIMSKMGISTVSSYCGAQVFEAVGLHTRLVERYFRGTPSTISGVGLDGIHAEVAARHALAWPASAAEPVDLLPVGGEYQWRREGELHLFNPETVFLLQHATRSRQYDVFRDYTAKVDELAARAGSLRGLFRLRSGVLPPVPIDEVEPASEIVKRFATGAMSYGSISAESHETLAIAMNRLGGKSNTGEGGEDVERLHDPARRSAVKQIASGRFGVTSEYLVNADDLQIKMAQGAKPGEGGQLPGNKVWPWIARTRHATPGVGLISPPPHHDIYSIEDLAQLVHDLKCVNPAARVHVKLVSEVGVGTVAAGVAKLKADVILISGHDGGTGASPLNSLKHAGTPWELGLAEAQQTLLLNKLRDRVTVQVDGQLKTGRDVIVAALLGAEEFGFATAPLIVSGCVMMRVCHLDTCPVGIATQNPVLRERFTGKPEFVENFFLFLAEEIRGYLAELGLRSIDEAIGRTELLDVAPAVEHWKAGGLDLGRVLHLPELPEGGARRGVRAQDHGLELALDNELIALAAPALRGTGHAAGTGTQVTPVRAEVAIRNEHRSVGAMLGGEVTRRYGGAGLPAETIEFVLRGTAGQSFGAFLPRGVTLRLHGDANDYVGKGLSGGRLVVRPDAAAPFVAADAEAGRRAEDQIIAGNTILYGATEGEVFLRGRVGERFAVRNSGAVAVVEGVGDHGCEYMTGGTVVVLGPTGRNFAAGMSGGTAFVWNLDRQRVNPELVDLALPGEQERSVLHGLVQRHFAETDSAIAEQLLKRWPEAVEEFTVVIPRDYRRVMEIMRAAEAAGQDVDDAVMSALAAPAAAPAPPAPADSSVPVAPAARAVAQEVARA